CAGGATGGATCGACGCCGGGGATCAGAACGAATTCTGGCACCAGTTGAACTGGTGGGCCCATATCGGACTGATCTTTGTGTTTGCCAACTACCTTCCCTATTCCAAGCATTTTCACGTTTTTATGTCTGTTCCCAATGTTTTTCTGAGCAGGCTGGAACCCCTTGGAAAAGTGGATACCATGGAAAGCATTACCAGGGAGGTGAAGATCATGATGGATCCCGGCCAGGCCTTTGCTTCCCCCCCGGAGGGTGCCGAAGCTGAGGAAGAGGTTCCGGAGCGTTTCGGGATTCTGGATGTGGAGGACGTAAGCTGGAAAAATTACTTTGATTCCCTGGCCTGCACCGAATGCGGCCGGTGTACAGCGGTTTGTCCGGCCAATATCACCGGGAAAATGCTGTCGCCGCGGAAGATCATCATGGATGTCAGGGCCCGGATGAAAGAGAAAGGTCCGGGTCTGATCAGGAAGGGGAAAGAGTACTCTGACAACCGCACCCTGCTCAGGGATTATATTTCGGAAGAGGAACTCTGGGCCTGTACCTTGTGTAATGCCTGTGCCCAGGAGTGTCCCATTAATATCAATCATCCGTCCATCATTCTTGGAATGCGGCGTTACCTGGTTATGGAGGAGTCGGCCGCACCTGGCGAATTGAATGCCATCTTCTCCAATATTGAGAATAACGGTGCCCCCTGGCAGTTCTCCCCGGAGGATCGTGTGTTATGGGCCGAAGGAAAAGTGGAGGTGCCGCTGATGGCCGATTTGATGGCCAGGGGTGAACAGCCTGAATACCTGCTTTGGGTGGGCAGTGCCGGTGCCTTTGACGACCGTTACAAGCAGGTGAGTGTGGCCTTTGCCAGGATTCTGAACCACCTGGGAATCTCCTATGCCACTCTGGGGGCGGAAGAGTCCTCCAGTGGAGATGTGGCCCGACGGGCAGGGAATGAAATGCTTTTCCAGATGCAGGCTTTGATGAACATGGAGATCCTGAACGGATACGAGGTGAAGAAAATCATCACCTGCGATCCACATGCCTACAATACCCTGAAGAATGAGTATCCGGAACTGGGAGGGGAATATGAAGTTTTTCATCATTCCCAGTTCTTGCGTGACCTGATGAAGGATGGAAAATTATCTCTGAACGGAGGCTCGCTGGCCGGAAAGACGATAACCTATCACGACCCCTGTTATCTGGGGCGTGCCAACGGGGAGTACAGGGCTCCGCGTGAGCTGCTGGAGGCTCTGGGAACAACCGTGGAAATGAAGCGGAACAAGAGTTTTGCACTCTGCTGTGGTGCCGGTGGCGGACAGATGTTCAAGGAGGCTGAAAAAGGGCAGAAGGAAGTATTCATGGAGCGGACCGAAGATGCACTGGAGACCGGTGCCAATATCATCGCCACGGCTTGCCCTTATTGTATGGTGATGATGACCGACGGACTGAAGTATAAGAACAAAGAGGAAGAGATCAGTAATTATGACATTGCTGAGCTGGTAGCCCGGAATCTTGGATTATAATAACTATTAAGCAAATAACTAATGGAAGAGAAAAGACTAATTACCGGCGGTGAATTTTTGGTGAAAGAGACCAGTCCAGCCGATGTGTTTATTCCTGAAGAGCTCGACGAAGAGCAGCGAATGATCGGGGAGTCCTGCAAGGATTTTTTGAACGCAGAGGTATTTCCAGTGGCGGATCGCATTGACGCCCAGGAGGAAGGTCTTATGAGGAGTCTGATCGAGAAGAGCGGTGAATTGGGATTGCTTGGCATTGCCATTCCCGAGGAGTATGAAGGATTCGGGCAGAATTTTATTACCACCATGTATGCCAGCGAGGTTATGGGAGCCGGTTATTCCTATGCCGTGGCTTATTCCTGTCACACGGGGATCGGGACCCTGCCCATTCTGTATTATGGCAATGAGGAGCAGCGTGCCCGTTACATTCCGCAGCTGGCCACAGGAGAAAAGGTGGGGGCGTACTGCCTGACCGAGCCGGGGGCCGGATCGGATGCCAACTCCGGAACCACCAAGGCAATTCTGTCAGAAGACGGGACGCATTACATTCTGAACGGGGCCAAGATGTGGATTACCAACGCCGGGTTCGCGGATGTATTTACTGTATTTGCCAAAATTGATAACGATCGGGTACTGAGTGCCTTTATCCTGGAACGCAATTTTGAAGGGATCACCTTTAATCCCGAGGAAAAGAAGATGGGGATCAAGGGATCATCGACCCGGCAGATCTTTTTTAATGATGTGAAGGTGCCGGTAGAGAATCTGCTGGGTAAACGTGGTGAGGGCTTCCGGATTGCCCTGAACATCCTGCATATGGGACGGATCAAGCTGGGGGCCAATGTAATTGGCTCCGCCAAGATGGCTGTAGACCAGTCGGTGGGATATGCCAACGAACGAAAGCAGTTTAACAGCCTGATCTCTCAGTTTGGAGCCATTAAGCATAAACTGGCCGAACAGGTGATCCGCACCTTTGCCACGGAGAGTTCGGTGTACCGTGCCAGCCAAGCCCTGGATGATGCCATCGAATATTATGTGGCCCATGGGGACGACAAGGGGCGCAGTACCATGGAGGCCTTTAACCATTTCGCCGTGGAAGCAGCAGCCATGAAAGTCTTCGGATCCGAATCGCTGGACTATATCGTGGATGAGGGGGTACAGATCCACGGAGGCATGGGTTTCTCTGCAGAGATGATGATCGACAAGGGATACCGCGACTCCAGGATCAACCGGATCTTTGAGGGAACCAATGAAATCAACCGCCTCCTCCTGGTGGACAACATTCTGAAGAAAGGCGCCAAAAAGGTGCTTCCTGTTTTCGAATTGGGAGAGCAGGCCTTGCAGGAGGTGAAGGGACTCAAAGGGGCTCCCGCGCCGGCCGGGTCTTATTTTGAGGAGAAGGATCACTATGTGGCCAATTTCAAGAAAGTGGTGCTGATGCTGCTTAAATCGGCTTCAGATGCTTTTGGCCGCCAGCTTGTACATGAGCAGGAAGTGCTCAGCAATATCTCAGACTGTATTATCCAGACCTATGCAGCGGAATCGGTGGTGCTTCGCCTGAAGAAGATGGAATCCCTGAAGGGGGAGGGTGAAATGGCACTTTACCGGGATATGGCTGACGTATTTGTTTACGACGTTGCTGCCCGCATCATGAAATATGCCAGGGACTCGGCCAACTCTTTTGCAGAGGGTGAAGCAGCTGAGCTTCTGGAGAAAGGGATATCCTGCTTTACCAAGGTGGCAGCTGTGAATGTAAAGGAAGCGCGCAGAAGGATTGCCGACCGTTTGATAGAAGAGAACCATTACTGTTTCTAATTTCTGAATCATCGAATCGCCCGATTCTTATAATATTGTTATGATGGGTGCCGGGAATGTGTCAACACACATTTCCCGGCATTTTCATTCTGCAGGGCACCGGATAAGCTGTATCTACTCCAGAACGGAGGAGTCTGCCAGGCGGCTGGCGGGCGAACTGGGCGTGCCCGGCACTTCGGAGATGGAAGAGGTACCCCGGGAGGCCGATTTTTACATTCTGGCTGTATCTGATCGTGCGGTCGCCGGCTTATGCAGAAAATTCGGGCATACCAGGGGGATCTGGCTTCATACGGCAGGGTCGCTTCCCATGAATCTTTTTCAGGGCATCTTTGAGCAATACGGGGTGCTCTACCCTCTGCAGACACTCAGCCGGTCCCGCTCCCTGGAACCTGCCCGGATTCCCTGCCTGGTGGAGGGCTCCTCGCCTGAGGTAAGTGAAAAAGTAAAAAAACTGGCGTCGTCCGTTTATCAGAGTGTGGAAGAGGTGGATTCGCCAAAGCGCCTGGTGATTCACGCCGCGGCTGTATTTGCCAATAACTTCACGAATCACATGGTTCATATTGCCCGGCAGTTAATCAGGGCCCAGAAGCTCGATCCCGGACTGCTGGATCCCCTGGTGAAGGAGACCTTTGAGAAGATCATAGCATTGGGTGCCCTTGAGGCGCAGACGGGACCAGCGGTGCGGGGTGACCGGGAAACCATGAATAAACATATAGAATTGCTGAAGGACCTTCCTGAATGGCAGAAATTGTATACTTTTATGAGCCGGGAAATAGGGAGGTCCCGGGATCAGGAAGACTCTGATTTTTTTTACTTGCATGACAAATTTTAAAGAAGGATTACAGGCGGTAAAGGCTTTCGTATTTGATGTGGACGGTGTTTTGAGCCGTCCGGAAGTTTACCTGCATCCCACCGGGGAGATTATGCGTTCCATGAACACCAAAGATGGGTATGCCCTGCAGTATGCGGTCAAACGCGGCTATCCGGTTGCGATTATTACCGGAGGGAATACCGAGTCGGTAGCCCTGCGTTTTAAGGGCCTCGGGATCACGGATATTTTTCTGGCCTCCTCCTGCAAATTGGACGATTTCAAGGATTTCCTGTTCAAATATGATCTGGAGCCGGAAGAAATCCTTTACATGGGCGATGACCTGCCCGATCTGGAGGTGATGAAGATAGTCGGAGTCCCTTGTTGTCCCGCCGATGCCGTGGAAGAGGTGAAATCGGTGTCGCATTATATCTCTCCTTTTAAAGGGGGTAAAGGGTGCGTCCGGGATGTGATGGAGCAGGTACTCCGGCTCCATGGCTGCTGGAACAACGGAGAACCATTTAGCTGGTAACTGAAAAAATAATGGTAGGAAAGCTCCGCTCCATATTCAGCCTGGTCAGGTTCTCAAACCTGCTCATCATCGCATTCACTCAGTATTCCATGCGCTATCTCCTGATGAAACCACTGCTTCCATCGGATTCCTTTGAACTCCAGTTCGGGGATTTTCAGTTTGCGCTTCTGGTCTTTTCCACTATGCTGATTGCTGCCGCCGGATATATTATCAATGACTACTTTGATACCAGGGCCGATCTGATCAACAAGCCGGCCCGGGTGGTGGTCGGAGTAAGCATCAGCCGGAAAGTGGCCATGATCCTTCATATGATATTGAATATTCTTGGAGTCGGGATTGGTGTTTACCTGGCATTTTATGTGGGGCTCCCCTCTCTGTCCCTGGTCTTTGTTCTGTCAACAGGTTTACTCTGGTTTTATTCCACCAATTATAAAAAGCAGTTTCTGGTGGGCAATCTGGCGGTCGCTTTTCTGACCGCTCTGGTTCCCCTGATGGTGGTGCTGTTCGAGATTCCCCTTCTGAACAGGGAGTATGGCGAAATCATGATCCGTTACGATGCCGATTTTAATTACCTCTTTGCCTGGGTGAGTGCCTTCAGTTTTTTCGCCTTTGCGACCACCCTGATCAGAGAGATCATCAAAGATGCAGAGGACCTGGAGGGGGATCATGCCTACGGGATGAAGACCGTCCCCATCAGGCTCGGGACTTTCTGGACCAGGGTGGTCCTGGTGGTTTTGATAACAATAACGCTGGGTGCCTTGATTTATCTGCTGTTCAGCTATATATTTTTCTCGGTCGATCCGGCCGATTATATCTCCCTGGCTTATTTTGCCCTGTTCCTGCTGCTGCCTCTGATTCTTCTGGCCATCCAGGTGATCACAGCCCGGGATAAGAGGGCTTACCATCGTGCCAGTACCCTGATCAAGCTGGTGATGCTGTTCGGGATACTTTATTCGGTGGTGGTATTTTACCTGGTTAGTTTCAAGTATTAGCGCTTGTTGGATCCATGGAGCTCATATGAAATTTTACTGGCCTCCCGGTCGCCCAGGAGATCGGCCCTGATGAAGGGGCTGGGTATCCCTTTCAGGGTGGTTAAAACGGAACATGCCGACGAGAAGTATCCGGCAGATCTTTCCGGGGGGGAAATTGCCCGCTATCTGGCAGAGCATAAATCGGAGTCTTATACGGGGACTCTGGAACTCCATCAGGTATTGCTTACGGCCGATACCATTGTATGGCACAGGGACAGGGAGCTGGGAAAACCCATTAACCGGAAGGAGGCCATGGAGATGTTAAGGCAGCTTTCCGGAGATACCCATCAGGTATTTACCGGAGTTTGTCTCCGGTCGGTCCGGGCGAGCACCTCCTTTTTTGCGGTAAGCGATGTGACATTCTCCAGGCTCGACAGTCAGGAAATCGGGCACTATGTGGACCAATTCCGGCCTTTTGATAAAGCAGGCGCGTATGGCATACAGGAGTGGATCGGACTCATTGCAGTGGAGAAGATCGTGGGGAGCTATTTTAATGTTATGGGCCTTCCCGTGCAGAGAGTCTATAGCGAGTTAAAGAGATTTATAGGTAAGTAATGCATATTAAACTGAAAAGATGAAGAGTACACTTAAACAATCAGGGAACAGAATTAATGTGTTGATGGTGGCCGTTTTAATGGCCTCCGGCATCCTGAACATCCGGGCCGATGAAGGCATGTGGATTCCTATGCTGCTGGAAAAATACAGCATAGGCGAGATGCAGGAGGCCGGTTTAAGGCTTAGTGCCGAAGATATTTACAGCATCAATCAGGATTGTCTGAAGGATGCCCTGGTGATCTTTGGTGGAGGATGCACCGGAGAGATGATTTCGGCCGATGGCCTCCTGCTTACCAACCACCACTGCGGATATGGAGCCATCCAGAGACACAGCTCCGTGGAGAACGACTACCTGACCAATGGATTCTGGGCCAGAAGCAGGGAGGAAGAGCTTCCCAACGAGGGCTTGCGTGTGACCTATCTCCGCCATATGAAAGATGTTACCCTGGACATGGAGGAGGGGATGAACGGGGAGATGGACCCGGAAGAGGCCAGGCGGCAGACCGAACTTAATATGGGAAAACTAATCCAGGAGGCCACTGAAGGAAGCCATTACAGCGCCATTGTGAGGCCCTTTTACTATGGCAATGCCTATTATATGTTTGTTTACGAGACCTTTCATGATGTACGGCTGGTAGGTGCACCTCCCGAGGCCATTGGTAATTTCGGTGCCGACCAGGATAACTGGATGTGGCCGCGGCATACGGGTGATTTCTCCATCTTCCGGGTATATGCCGATCAGGAGAATATGCCTGCCGGCTATGATCCGTCCAATCGACCCTATAAGCCCAGGAAACATCTGGAGATTGCAGCAGGTGGGGTAGAGGAGGGCGACTTTACCATGGTGATGGGATATCCGGGCTCTACCACCCAATACCTCTATTCGGCCGAGGTACGGTCCATGCTGGAGACCTCACTGCCCATGAAGATCGGACTTCGCACGACCAGGCTGGAGATCATGGATCGCTATATGCGGGCCGATGACGTGGTGCGGATTCAGTATGCCAGTAAATACAGGGGGGTAAGTAATGCCTGGAAGAAGTGGCAGGGGATTATCCTTGGTCTGACCAGGAACCAGGCTGTGGAGCTTAAGCTGGAGGAAGAGGAGCAATTCCGGGCCTGGGTGGAAGACAGCGGGGAGCGCACTCTGAAATACGAGGATGTTCTGGATGAGTTTGCCCGCCTGTATAAGGAGATAGGGCCTTACGAGATGGCCGTGGAAATGATGAATGAATCGGTCAATACCATTGAGCTTTTCAGACAGTCTTCCCGCATTCAGCAGATGATGCTCCAGGGGGCTCCCAGGGAACGGATCGAAAGGCAGATGGAAGGCTTCTACAAGAATTTTTACCGGCCCCTGGACCAGGAGATTTGTGCCGCTATGCTGGAGGCCTATTTCACTCAGATGCCTGCAGCGTTTGCACCCGCATGCGGAGAGGAGATCCAGGTCAAGTATAAAGGCGACTACCAGGCTTATGCAGAGGCACTGTACAACAAAAGTGTCTTTAACCGGCCTGAGAAGTTCGGGAAACTGCTGGATACATATGAGAAAGATGCAGAAAAGGGGATCAAAGCCTTTCAGAAAGATCCCGTCGTGGCAACGAATACCCAGTTTTCAGATCTGCTGATGCAGGAGGCTGGTCCTGTCTATGGCAAGATTCGGGAGTTAATGGACAGAAACTATAAGATCTATATGGCCGCCCTGCTCGAAAAAGAGAAGGACCGCAGGCTCTATC
This sequence is a window from Bacteroidales bacterium. Protein-coding genes within it:
- a CDS encoding heterodisulfide reductase-related iron-sulfur binding cluster, which gives rise to MDKQLIFLLVLVLTLLVFAFTLRRYIAYFRHTRKGFPVKQLGRRFGVMMEVAVGQTKIFRRPLMGLLHALVFWGFLVILIGSIEMLIDGLAGTERVLSFLGGFYNFIMASGDIFALIIALAILVFLFRRVFLHVKRFSGIEMKHISHLDANVALTMILLLMVSLLGMNTFYIQSATHAGHEVAGLFPVSKVLAGWIDAGDQNEFWHQLNWWAHIGLIFVFANYLPYSKHFHVFMSVPNVFLSRLEPLGKVDTMESITREVKIMMDPGQAFASPPEGAEAEEEVPERFGILDVEDVSWKNYFDSLACTECGRCTAVCPANITGKMLSPRKIIMDVRARMKEKGPGLIRKGKEYSDNRTLLRDYISEEELWACTLCNACAQECPININHPSIILGMRRYLVMEESAAPGELNAIFSNIENNGAPWQFSPEDRVLWAEGKVEVPLMADLMARGEQPEYLLWVGSAGAFDDRYKQVSVAFARILNHLGISYATLGAEESSSGDVARRAGNEMLFQMQALMNMEILNGYEVKKIITCDPHAYNTLKNEYPELGGEYEVFHHSQFLRDLMKDGKLSLNGGSLAGKTITYHDPCYLGRANGEYRAPRELLEALGTTVEMKRNKSFALCCGAGGGQMFKEAEKGQKEVFMERTEDALETGANIIATACPYCMVMMTDGLKYKNKEEEISNYDIAELVARNLGL
- a CDS encoding acyl-CoA dehydrogenase family protein encodes the protein MEEKRLITGGEFLVKETSPADVFIPEELDEEQRMIGESCKDFLNAEVFPVADRIDAQEEGLMRSLIEKSGELGLLGIAIPEEYEGFGQNFITTMYASEVMGAGYSYAVAYSCHTGIGTLPILYYGNEEQRARYIPQLATGEKVGAYCLTEPGAGSDANSGTTKAILSEDGTHYILNGAKMWITNAGFADVFTVFAKIDNDRVLSAFILERNFEGITFNPEEKKMGIKGSSTRQIFFNDVKVPVENLLGKRGEGFRIALNILHMGRIKLGANVIGSAKMAVDQSVGYANERKQFNSLISQFGAIKHKLAEQVIRTFATESSVYRASQALDDAIEYYVAHGDDKGRSTMEAFNHFAVEAAAMKVFGSESLDYIVDEGVQIHGGMGFSAEMMIDKGYRDSRINRIFEGTNEINRLLLVDNILKKGAKKVLPVFELGEQALQEVKGLKGAPAPAGSYFEEKDHYVANFKKVVLMLLKSASDAFGRQLVHEQEVLSNISDCIIQTYAAESVVLRLKKMESLKGEGEMALYRDMADVFVYDVAARIMKYARDSANSFAEGEAAELLEKGISCFTKVAAVNVKEARRRIADRLIEENHYCF
- a CDS encoding geranylgeranylglycerol-phosphate geranylgeranyltransferase yields the protein MVGKLRSIFSLVRFSNLLIIAFTQYSMRYLLMKPLLPSDSFELQFGDFQFALLVFSTMLIAAAGYIINDYFDTRADLINKPARVVVGVSISRKVAMILHMILNILGVGIGVYLAFYVGLPSLSLVFVLSTGLLWFYSTNYKKQFLVGNLAVAFLTALVPLMVVLFEIPLLNREYGEIMIRYDADFNYLFAWVSAFSFFAFATTLIREIIKDAEDLEGDHAYGMKTVPIRLGTFWTRVVLVVLITITLGALIYLLFSYIFFSVDPADYISLAYFALFLLLPLILLAIQVITARDKRAYHRASTLIKLVMLFGILYSVVVFYLVSFKY
- a CDS encoding HAD-IIIA family hydrolase, which encodes MTNFKEGLQAVKAFVFDVDGVLSRPEVYLHPTGEIMRSMNTKDGYALQYAVKRGYPVAIITGGNTESVALRFKGLGITDIFLASSCKLDDFKDFLFKYDLEPEEILYMGDDLPDLEVMKIVGVPCCPADAVEEVKSVSHYISPFKGGKGCVRDVMEQVLRLHGCWNNGEPFSW
- a CDS encoding DUF2520 domain-containing protein, producing the protein MMGAGNVSTHISRHFHSAGHRISCIYSRTEESARRLAGELGVPGTSEMEEVPREADFYILAVSDRAVAGLCRKFGHTRGIWLHTAGSLPMNLFQGIFEQYGVLYPLQTLSRSRSLEPARIPCLVEGSSPEVSEKVKKLASSVYQSVEEVDSPKRLVIHAAAVFANNFTNHMVHIARQLIRAQKLDPGLLDPLVKETFEKIIALGALEAQTGPAVRGDRETMNKHIELLKDLPEWQKLYTFMSREIGRSRDQEDSDFFYLHDKF
- a CDS encoding S46 family peptidase, whose amino-acid sequence is MKSTLKQSGNRINVLMVAVLMASGILNIRADEGMWIPMLLEKYSIGEMQEAGLRLSAEDIYSINQDCLKDALVIFGGGCTGEMISADGLLLTNHHCGYGAIQRHSSVENDYLTNGFWARSREEELPNEGLRVTYLRHMKDVTLDMEEGMNGEMDPEEARRQTELNMGKLIQEATEGSHYSAIVRPFYYGNAYYMFVYETFHDVRLVGAPPEAIGNFGADQDNWMWPRHTGDFSIFRVYADQENMPAGYDPSNRPYKPRKHLEIAAGGVEEGDFTMVMGYPGSTTQYLYSAEVRSMLETSLPMKIGLRTTRLEIMDRYMRADDVVRIQYASKYRGVSNAWKKWQGIILGLTRNQAVELKLEEEEQFRAWVEDSGERTLKYEDVLDEFARLYKEIGPYEMAVEMMNESVNTIELFRQSSRIQQMMLQGAPRERIERQMEGFYKNFYRPLDQEICAAMLEAYFTQMPAAFAPACGEEIQVKYKGDYQAYAEALYNKSVFNRPEKFGKLLDTYEKDAEKGIKAFQKDPVVATNTQFSDLLMQEAGPVYGKIRELMDRNYKIYMAALLEKEKDRRLYPDANFTMRFTYGKVDGYQPGDGVEYGYYTTLSGVMDKSTEGFVDYVVPEKLRELYEARDYGKYGVNGTMPVCFVASNHTSGGNSGSPVMDADGRLIGINFDRNWEGTMSDVHYDPSLCRNISVDIRYVLFIIDKFAGAGYLLNEMEIVW
- a CDS encoding Maf family nucleotide pyrophosphatase — protein: MLDPWSSYEILLASRSPRRSALMKGLGIPFRVVKTEHADEKYPADLSGGEIARYLAEHKSESYTGTLELHQVLLTADTIVWHRDRELGKPINRKEAMEMLRQLSGDTHQVFTGVCLRSVRASTSFFAVSDVTFSRLDSQEIGHYVDQFRPFDKAGAYGIQEWIGLIAVEKIVGSYFNVMGLPVQRVYSELKRFIGK